In one window of Paracoccus saliphilus DNA:
- a CDS encoding cupin domain-containing protein, giving the protein MMPDKAENERAVRIPREIWGSGRDPWHGHLEGAQIDAGITVLFYANNTPGKGPKWHVHPYDELFVIRKGRALFTIGDRKIEANEGDVLLGPRDVPHKFHNLGPGRLETMDVHHSPRWIQTDLPDPELDAETDG; this is encoded by the coding sequence ATGATGCCGGATAAAGCTGAAAACGAACGGGCGGTTCGTATCCCGCGAGAGATTTGGGGATCCGGGCGGGATCCCTGGCATGGACATTTGGAGGGGGCTCAGATCGATGCCGGGATCACGGTGCTGTTCTATGCCAACAATACGCCCGGCAAGGGGCCCAAATGGCATGTGCATCCCTATGACGAGTTATTCGTCATCAGGAAAGGCCGTGCGCTCTTCACCATCGGTGATCGCAAGATCGAGGCCAATGAGGGTGATGTCCTGCTCGGTCCTCGCGATGTGCCGCACAAATTCCACAATCTCGGGCCGGGACGTCTGGAAACCATGGATGTTCATCACAGCCCAAGATGGATTCAGACGGACCTGCCCGATCCCGAATTGGACGCAGAAACCGATGGGTAA
- a CDS encoding COG3650 family protein, which produces MLRTAILLMMLAGPASATQEYILPTLFDVTGVAADDVLNIRAQPNAGAEIVGMLAPDSTKIEVVEETKGWGRVNSGEASGWVSMAYLAYRIDVWEDGELPDGFRCYGTEPFWGLERQGDQLLLSRPDSEDDARPIQTVLGTGVFRDPMRAVVAEGMTVTSTRAICSDGMSDRLFGLEAHVILHGDKPAMLSGCCSIQP; this is translated from the coding sequence ATGCTGCGTACCGCCATTCTGCTGATGATGCTGGCTGGCCCGGCTTCTGCGACGCAGGAATACATCCTGCCCACCCTGTTCGACGTGACCGGGGTGGCTGCGGATGACGTGCTGAATATCCGCGCGCAGCCGAATGCCGGGGCTGAGATCGTCGGCATGCTGGCTCCGGATTCGACGAAAATCGAGGTGGTTGAAGAGACGAAGGGCTGGGGGCGGGTAAATAGCGGCGAGGCATCGGGTTGGGTCTCGATGGCCTATCTCGCCTATCGGATAGATGTCTGGGAGGATGGCGAACTGCCCGATGGTTTCCGCTGTTACGGGACTGAGCCCTTCTGGGGGCTGGAACGGCAGGGCGATCAGTTGCTTCTGAGCCGTCCCGACTCGGAGGACGACGCGAGGCCGATTCAGACAGTACTGGGAACCGGGGTGTTTCGCGATCCGATGCGGGCGGTCGTGGCCGAGGGGATGACGGTGACCTCGACGCGGGCCATTTGCTCGGACGGAATGTCGGACCGGCTTTTCGGGCTTGAGGCGCATGTGATCCTGCATGGCGACAAGCCCGCGATGCTGTCTGGCTGCTGTTCGATCCAGCCGTGA
- a CDS encoding nucleotidyltransferase family protein gives MRPALMIFAAGLGTRMRPLTDNRPKPLIEVAGQTLLDRALAMGRQAQLSPIVVNSHYLGEQIADHLAKQDVAISDESDLLLDTGGGLRNALPLLGDGPVMTLNPDVVWTGPNPLTALCEAWDDRMDALLAVVPIATATARVGGGDFSMDAAGRIARRGDFVYAGAHIIRPERLAEIPDQVFSLNRIWDVLIAGGRAYGMIHTGGWCDVGRPETIPLAETVLADG, from the coding sequence ATGCGCCCAGCCCTGATGATCTTCGCCGCCGGGCTCGGCACAAGGATGCGGCCCCTGACCGACAACCGTCCCAAACCCCTGATCGAGGTCGCGGGACAGACTCTGCTGGACCGCGCGTTGGCGATGGGCAGGCAGGCCCAACTCTCGCCGATCGTGGTCAACAGCCACTACCTGGGCGAGCAGATCGCCGATCATCTGGCAAAGCAGGATGTGGCCATCAGCGACGAATCCGACCTGCTGCTGGACACCGGCGGAGGCTTGCGCAACGCACTGCCGCTGCTGGGCGACGGGCCGGTGATGACACTGAACCCCGATGTTGTCTGGACCGGACCCAATCCCCTCACCGCACTGTGCGAGGCATGGGACGATCGGATGGATGCATTGCTGGCCGTCGTGCCCATCGCGACTGCGACGGCACGGGTCGGCGGGGGGGATTTCTCGATGGATGCGGCTGGCCGGATCGCCCGCCGCGGCGATTTCGTCTATGCTGGCGCGCATATCATCCGTCCGGAGCGGTTGGCAGAGATCCCAGATCAGGTCTTTTCCCTGAACCGAATCTGGGATGTGCTGATCGCCGGGGGACGTGCATACGGCATGATCCATACAGGCGGCTGGTGCGATGTCGGCCGGCCCGAGACGATCCCGCTTGCCGAGACGGTGCTGGCCGATGGCTGA
- the addB gene encoding double-strand break repair protein AddB, with the protein MAEWESGLFALPPGVVFAKHFVEGFLDRMAGQPPEAIARVTIYANSGRTRMALEQAFDDNGPLFLPQLRLITDLGAGAAAHQGPLVAPLARRLQLARLIDQLLRTRPDLAAGHSVPELARSLTQLMVEMQSEGCGPEALEIIDTGDHARHWQDALGFLRIAAQFYLTGAPVDRPARQRASAEMAAADWVKGMNLPSDPVIVAGSTGSHGATRTFMQAVTGLPNGAVVLPGFDWDQPPEIWDRLDAEGDDHPQARFAPLIQAAGYPRAWTSCAAPVPDRNRLVSLALRPAPVTDQWIADGPSLPDLLPACEGLTLIEADQPRSEAETIALIMREAAEREQPITLIAANSGLIRRVVAALDRWHLRPDDSSGQPMQLTAQGLFLRQISALFGQPLTIDRLLILLKHPMTATGSEVIGANEARLQARELELHLRNHGPAFPDGSTLRYWASKGDETRRAWAEWVAGILDRIAGFETDHAPRPLPDRLADLRGLAEALAAGPDGDAENSALWTEKAGRLAAAILDHLAAHVAEGPPMPAADFAALLTDELQVQSIRDDVEPHPLLRIRGPRDARTEGHGTVILSGLNEGEWPQPLDPDPWLSRQMRRQAGLTLPERQIGLAAHDFQQGVAAERVILTRAKRNAEAETIPSRWLNRLTNLMSGLPDRRGPEALAAMRERGEAWLALAGALARPEGELRPAPRPSPVPPAPPFRELPVTDISLLIRDPYAVYAKRVLGLRPLNPLRPEPDAALRGQTLHSIVERLLRTNPSPDIPADHLRAEFLRITADVLREEVPWPASRAFWQARMGAIADRIVADELARLAEGHPQVIERRGAVSVAGMDFRLTAKPDRIDLLNDGQVTIYDYKSGSPPSDKQIEHFDKQLILEAAMARRGGFDALGPVDVAGIRYIQLGGEGRTHGREYSLEMEVRNWEGFLRLIGAYLSGETGFTAMRAPEKTSYAGDYDHLSRYGEWSLTDPAQPEKVGDHG; encoded by the coding sequence ATGGCTGAGTGGGAAAGCGGCCTCTTCGCACTTCCTCCCGGCGTTGTTTTCGCCAAGCACTTCGTTGAAGGGTTCCTCGACCGTATGGCTGGCCAGCCGCCCGAAGCCATCGCCCGCGTCACCATTTATGCCAATTCCGGCCGCACCCGAATGGCGCTGGAACAGGCTTTCGACGATAATGGCCCGCTCTTCCTGCCGCAACTGCGCCTGATTACCGATCTTGGCGCTGGTGCGGCGGCGCATCAAGGGCCGCTGGTCGCGCCGCTGGCCCGGCGTCTGCAACTGGCGCGGCTGATCGACCAGCTCTTACGGACGCGTCCCGATCTGGCGGCGGGCCATTCGGTCCCGGAACTGGCCCGTTCGCTGACCCAACTGATGGTCGAGATGCAGTCCGAGGGATGTGGACCCGAAGCCCTGGAGATCATCGATACGGGCGATCACGCCCGGCATTGGCAGGACGCGCTCGGGTTTCTGCGCATCGCTGCACAATTCTATCTGACCGGCGCACCGGTTGATCGCCCTGCCCGACAACGCGCCAGCGCCGAGATGGCCGCCGCCGATTGGGTCAAGGGCATGAACCTGCCTTCCGACCCGGTGATCGTGGCAGGATCGACCGGCTCACACGGGGCGACACGAACGTTCATGCAAGCGGTCACGGGATTGCCCAACGGTGCCGTGGTGCTTCCGGGCTTCGATTGGGACCAGCCGCCAGAGATCTGGGACAGGCTGGATGCGGAAGGCGACGATCATCCGCAGGCACGCTTTGCCCCCCTGATCCAGGCGGCAGGCTATCCGCGGGCCTGGACCAGTTGCGCAGCCCCCGTTCCGGATCGGAACCGGCTGGTCTCGCTGGCGCTGCGCCCTGCTCCGGTCACCGATCAATGGATCGCCGACGGCCCCTCGCTCCCCGATCTGCTTCCGGCCTGCGAGGGCCTTACGCTGATAGAGGCCGACCAGCCCCGCAGCGAGGCCGAGACAATCGCCCTGATCATGCGCGAAGCAGCCGAACGAGAGCAGCCGATCACGCTGATCGCCGCCAATAGCGGATTGATCCGGCGGGTGGTCGCCGCATTGGACCGATGGCATCTACGTCCCGATGACAGCTCGGGACAACCGATGCAACTGACCGCACAGGGGCTTTTCCTGCGCCAGATCTCGGCCCTGTTCGGTCAGCCACTGACCATCGACCGGCTGTTGATCCTGCTGAAGCACCCCATGACCGCGACCGGTTCGGAGGTGATCGGCGCCAACGAGGCCCGGCTTCAGGCGCGTGAACTGGAGTTGCACCTGCGCAACCACGGTCCGGCCTTTCCCGATGGCAGCACCTTGCGCTATTGGGCCAGCAAGGGCGACGAGACGCGCAGGGCATGGGCTGAATGGGTGGCCGGTATCCTCGACCGGATCGCGGGGTTCGAGACCGATCATGCCCCCCGGCCCCTGCCCGACAGACTGGCTGATCTGCGCGGCCTGGCCGAGGCATTGGCTGCTGGACCTGACGGAGACGCAGAAAATTCGGCGCTGTGGACCGAAAAGGCGGGACGGCTGGCGGCTGCCATATTGGATCATCTGGCAGCCCATGTCGCTGAAGGGCCACCGATGCCTGCTGCGGATTTCGCGGCATTGTTGACAGACGAATTACAAGTGCAGTCGATCCGCGACGATGTCGAGCCGCACCCATTGCTGCGCATCCGGGGTCCGAGAGACGCTCGGACCGAAGGACATGGCACCGTCATCCTCTCGGGGCTGAACGAGGGCGAATGGCCGCAGCCACTCGATCCCGATCCATGGCTGTCGCGACAGATGCGGCGGCAGGCTGGACTGACCCTACCCGAGCGCCAGATCGGGTTGGCGGCGCATGATTTTCAACAGGGTGTCGCCGCCGAGCGGGTGATCCTGACCCGCGCCAAGCGCAATGCCGAGGCAGAGACGATCCCCTCCCGCTGGCTGAACCGTCTCACCAACCTGATGTCCGGCCTGCCGGACCGTCGCGGGCCGGAAGCTCTGGCCGCAATGCGAGAGCGGGGAGAGGCATGGCTGGCGCTGGCCGGGGCGCTGGCTCGCCCCGAAGGAGAGCTTCGGCCCGCGCCGCGCCCTTCCCCGGTTCCACCTGCCCCGCCATTCCGCGAATTGCCGGTCACCGATATCTCGCTGCTGATCCGTGACCCTTACGCGGTCTATGCCAAGCGCGTCCTCGGGCTGCGTCCGCTGAACCCCCTGCGCCCGGAACCCGACGCCGCCCTGCGCGGCCAGACCCTGCACAGCATCGTGGAGCGATTGTTAAGGACAAACCCGAGCCCCGACATCCCGGCTGACCACCTGCGCGCGGAATTCCTGCGCATCACCGCCGATGTGCTACGAGAAGAGGTGCCTTGGCCCGCCTCCCGTGCCTTCTGGCAGGCCCGGATGGGAGCCATCGCCGACCGGATCGTGGCGGATGAACTGGCCCGTCTGGCCGAGGGTCATCCGCAGGTGATCGAACGGCGCGGGGCGGTCTCGGTCGCGGGAATGGATTTCCGCCTGACCGCCAAACCCGACCGGATCGACCTGCTGAATGACGGGCAGGTGACGATCTACGACTACAAATCCGGCTCTCCGCCCTCTGACAAGCAGATCGAGCATTTCGACAAGCAACTGATCCTCGAGGCCGCGATGGCGCGCCGCGGCGGCTTTGACGCGCTTGGTCCGGTCGATGTCGCAGGCATCCGCTATATCCAGCTGGGCGGCGAGGGCCGCACACATGGGCGCGAATACTCTCTGGAAATGGAAGTGCGGAACTGGGAAGGTTTCCTTCGACTGATCGGTGCCTATTTGTCGGGCGAAACCGGTTTCACCGCGATGCGCGCGCCGGAAAAGACCAGTTATGCGGGTGATTACGATCATCTCTCCCGATATGGCGAATGGTCGCTGACCGATCCCGCGCAACCCGAGAAGGTCGGCGACCATGGATGA
- the dapB gene encoding 4-hydroxy-tetrahydrodipicolinate reductase, with amino-acid sequence MSDSGKAEAGLPGIVVTGASGRMGQMLIRLLLESDQAKLVGALVRPGHDWIGRDIGEAMGGAPAGVTVSDDAVTEIARAQAVIDFTSPAATVAFAELTAQARAVHVIGTTGLEEADLAHLKAAARHAPIIRAGNMSLGVNLLLGLTRKVAAALGEDWDIEVVEAHHRHKVDAPSGTALMLGEAAAEGRGAKLADLRVPAREGITGARETGSIGFSAIRGGDVVGEHDVIFAGAGERIVLRHLATDRGIFARGAIRAALWGQDKGPGEYDMADVLGLG; translated from the coding sequence ATGAGTGATAGTGGAAAGGCAGAAGCCGGGTTGCCGGGAATCGTGGTGACGGGCGCATCGGGCCGGATGGGGCAGATGTTGATCCGGCTGCTTCTGGAAAGCGATCAGGCCAAGCTGGTCGGCGCACTGGTACGTCCGGGGCATGACTGGATCGGCCGCGATATCGGCGAGGCGATGGGCGGAGCCCCCGCCGGTGTGACCGTCAGCGACGATGCCGTGACAGAGATCGCGCGGGCACAAGCTGTGATCGACTTCACTTCCCCCGCAGCGACGGTGGCCTTCGCCGAGCTGACCGCGCAGGCTCGCGCCGTGCATGTGATCGGCACGACCGGGCTGGAGGAAGCCGATCTGGCGCATCTGAAAGCCGCCGCCCGCCATGCCCCGATCATCCGCGCGGGCAATATGAGCCTTGGCGTGAACCTGCTACTCGGCCTGACCCGCAAGGTCGCCGCCGCCTTGGGCGAGGACTGGGATATCGAGGTGGTCGAGGCCCATCACCGCCACAAGGTCGACGCTCCGTCGGGCACCGCCCTGATGCTGGGCGAGGCCGCCGCCGAGGGGCGCGGCGCCAAACTGGCCGATCTGCGGGTTCCAGCGCGTGAGGGCATCACCGGTGCGCGCGAAACGGGCAGCATCGGCTTTTCCGCCATCCGTGGCGGAGACGTGGTGGGTGAGCATGACGTGATCTTTGCCGGGGCGGGTGAGCGTATCGTGCTGCGCCATCTCGCCACCGACCGCGGCATATTCGCCCGCGGCGCCATCCGCGCCGCCCTGTGGGGACAGGACAAGGGGCCGGGCGAATACGACATGGCGGATGTGCTGGGGTTGGGTTAG
- the addA gene encoding double-strand break repair helicase AddA, with protein sequence MDEATRNQTEAADPAKSTWLTANAGSGKTRVLTDRVARLLLAGTAPERILCLTYTKAAATEMQNRLLKRLGKWAMLPEPELREELAQLGESGNPDLAEARRLFARAIEAPGGLKVQTIHSFCAALLRRFPLEAGVPMGFAELDDRSARALRAEIVEEMADEGDPAILDLTALHSGDNLDNFLAGLSEADFEHPPDADAIWAVLDLPPGLDEDALLAEVFDGGEGDLFAALVPILQGGKSTDQKLADKLRPGNWSAPTQAEFRLLADTLLTGEKAKEPFTAKIGNIPTKDLRNGPCASLMPDLDELMQRVQDIRPRMLGLVIAQKTLALHRFAHAFTQRLAERKAAHGWLDFDDLIRRTARLLRESSMAQWVLWRLDGGIDHILVDEAQDTSPEQWRVIRSLTDEFTSGAGASTHPRTLFVVGDPKQSIYSFQGADIAVFEEMRDLFDHDFRAIQSPMQQRGLSHSFRSSPAILSLVDAVFHGDAAKGLGDPPRHIAFRDSLPGRVDIWPPVPEPDKPERGDWTEPVDAPAENAANTLLARAIARQIKAMIGTPIFDPKSERVRAIGPGDIQILVQRRSGLFEELIRECKALNLPVAGADRLKLAAELAVRDITATLSVLATPEDNLSLAAALRSPLFGLSEDDLYRLAYGRGRTYLWEKLRVSDHRQASDILNDLLNHADYVRPYDLISRLLTRHGGRNALLARLGVEAEDGIDELLSQALAYETVEPPSLTGFLVWLSGDEIEVKRQLPGGSGGLIRIMTVHGSKGLESPVVILPETQKRRTDSRARTVRVADMQTWRGNALERPEPVAEAVAAQSQRQEEERRRLLYVAMTRAESWLIVAAAGETGTGLESWHGMISEGAGRAELTRSDIEIDGLGTGLRLSMGAWPDEAVETDTPPTSAITLPEWSKRRAAAPSRPPRPVPATSLGGAKVLGAPMEDADPAAAMLRGTRLHLLLEHLPGSPAGEWPELARAALAGAEGGLPDQNEIEALIAEARGVIEAPELAEVMDPPHDAAILREVGLTAPVPDIGTLHGTIDRLVVQEHEVLAIDFKSNAEVPAGPETTPTGILRQMAAYRAALRLIYPRRAIRIAILWTSARSLMTLPDPLLDEVMEALDHETLRP encoded by the coding sequence ATGGATGAGGCGACCCGCAACCAGACCGAGGCGGCCGACCCGGCGAAATCAACATGGCTGACGGCCAATGCGGGATCGGGCAAGACGCGGGTGCTGACCGACCGGGTGGCGCGGCTCTTGCTGGCGGGGACCGCGCCGGAGCGTATCCTCTGCCTGACCTATACCAAGGCCGCCGCGACCGAGATGCAGAATCGTCTTCTGAAGCGGTTGGGCAAATGGGCGATGTTGCCCGAACCTGAACTGCGGGAGGAACTGGCGCAACTTGGGGAAAGCGGCAATCCCGATCTTGCCGAGGCGCGGCGCCTGTTCGCGCGTGCGATCGAGGCGCCCGGCGGGCTGAAGGTGCAAACCATCCACAGCTTCTGCGCGGCCCTGCTACGGCGTTTTCCGCTAGAGGCCGGGGTGCCGATGGGCTTTGCCGAACTTGACGACCGTAGCGCCCGCGCTCTGCGCGCCGAGATCGTGGAAGAGATGGCTGATGAGGGCGACCCGGCGATCCTCGATTTAACGGCGCTGCATTCGGGTGACAACCTGGACAATTTCCTGGCCGGGCTATCCGAAGCCGATTTCGAGCACCCTCCCGATGCGGATGCGATCTGGGCGGTGCTGGACCTGCCGCCGGGGTTGGACGAGGATGCATTGCTGGCCGAGGTTTTCGATGGCGGCGAGGGCGACCTGTTCGCAGCGTTGGTGCCGATCCTGCAGGGCGGCAAATCCACCGATCAGAAGCTTGCCGACAAGCTACGACCGGGCAACTGGTCCGCGCCGACACAAGCCGAGTTCAGGTTGCTGGCAGATACGTTGCTGACCGGCGAAAAGGCCAAAGAGCCCTTCACCGCGAAGATCGGCAACATTCCGACCAAGGATCTGCGCAATGGCCCCTGCGCATCCCTGATGCCCGATCTCGATGAGCTGATGCAGCGCGTGCAGGACATCCGGCCAAGGATGCTTGGCCTTGTGATCGCGCAGAAGACATTGGCGCTGCACCGCTTTGCCCATGCCTTCACGCAGCGACTGGCGGAGCGCAAGGCGGCGCATGGCTGGCTCGATTTCGATGACCTGATCCGCCGTACCGCCCGGCTCTTGCGGGAATCCAGCATGGCGCAATGGGTGCTTTGGCGGCTGGATGGCGGCATCGACCATATTCTTGTCGATGAGGCACAGGACACCAGCCCCGAGCAGTGGCGGGTCATTCGCAGCCTGACCGACGAATTCACCAGCGGCGCAGGGGCAAGCACTCATCCGCGTACGTTGTTCGTGGTCGGTGATCCGAAACAGTCGATCTATTCCTTCCAGGGCGCCGATATCGCGGTTTTCGAGGAAATGCGCGACCTGTTCGACCATGATTTCCGGGCGATCCAGAGCCCCATGCAACAGCGTGGTTTGTCGCATTCCTTCCGCTCGTCCCCGGCCATCCTGTCGCTGGTAGACGCGGTGTTCCACGGCGACGCTGCCAAGGGATTGGGAGACCCGCCACGTCACATCGCATTTCGCGACAGCCTTCCGGGGCGCGTGGATATCTGGCCGCCCGTCCCCGAGCCGGACAAGCCCGAGCGTGGTGATTGGACCGAGCCGGTCGATGCCCCGGCCGAGAATGCCGCCAACACGCTGCTGGCGCGTGCCATCGCCAGGCAGATAAAGGCGATGATCGGCACGCCCATCTTTGATCCCAAGTCCGAACGGGTCCGCGCCATCGGCCCCGGCGATATCCAGATCCTTGTCCAGCGCCGCTCGGGCCTGTTCGAGGAACTGATCCGCGAATGCAAGGCGTTGAACCTGCCCGTGGCCGGGGCCGACCGGCTCAAGCTGGCTGCCGAGCTTGCCGTGCGCGACATCACCGCAACGCTGTCGGTGCTGGCCACGCCCGAGGACAACCTGTCGCTGGCCGCCGCCCTGCGCTCGCCATTGTTCGGGCTGTCCGAGGACGACCTTTATCGTCTCGCATATGGGCGTGGGCGCACCTATCTCTGGGAAAAGTTGCGCGTATCCGACCACCGGCAGGCATCGGACATTCTGAACGACCTTCTGAACCATGCCGACTATGTCCGCCCCTATGACCTGATCTCGCGTCTTCTGACCCGGCATGGCGGCCGCAATGCCCTGCTGGCCCGATTAGGCGTCGAGGCCGAGGACGGCATCGACGAGCTTTTGTCGCAAGCGCTGGCCTATGAGACGGTCGAGCCGCCTTCGCTGACCGGCTTCCTTGTCTGGCTGTCCGGCGATGAAATCGAGGTCAAACGCCAGCTTCCCGGCGGCTCGGGCGGGCTGATCCGAATCATGACGGTGCATGGGTCAAAAGGGCTGGAAAGCCCGGTGGTGATCCTGCCCGAGACACAAAAGCGCCGCACCGATAGCCGCGCTCGCACCGTCCGGGTCGCGGATATGCAGACATGGCGCGGCAATGCATTGGAACGCCCTGAGCCCGTGGCCGAAGCCGTCGCTGCCCAATCACAGCGGCAAGAGGAAGAACGGCGGCGGCTTCTCTATGTCGCCATGACGCGGGCCGAAAGCTGGCTGATCGTGGCAGCGGCAGGGGAAACGGGAACCGGTCTCGAAAGCTGGCACGGCATGATCAGCGAAGGGGCGGGCCGCGCCGAACTGACACGCAGCGATATCGAGATCGACGGGCTCGGAACCGGGTTGCGCCTGTCCATGGGCGCTTGGCCCGACGAGGCAGTAGAAACGGATACGCCACCCACATCGGCGATCACGCTGCCCGAGTGGAGCAAGCGCCGGGCGGCGGCGCCCTCCCGACCGCCCCGGCCTGTCCCGGCGACATCGCTTGGCGGCGCCAAGGTGCTGGGGGCTCCGATGGAAGATGCCGATCCGGCCGCCGCCATGCTGCGCGGCACAAGGCTGCATCTGCTGCTGGAGCATTTGCCGGGCTCGCCCGCAGGAGAATGGCCTGAACTTGCAAGGGCGGCACTTGCCGGGGCCGAGGGCGGTTTACCGGATCAGAACGAGATCGAAGCTCTGATTGCCGAGGCGCGTGGGGTGATCGAGGCTCCGGAACTGGCCGAGGTGATGGACCCGCCTCACGACGCGGCGATCCTGCGCGAGGTTGGACTGACAGCGCCGGTTCCGGACATCGGCACCCTGCACGGCACCATTGACCGTCTGGTCGTGCAAGAGCATGAAGTTCTGGCGATAGACTTTAAATCCAACGCCGAAGTCCCGGCGGGACCCGAAACCACGCCGACCGGCATCCTGCGCCAGATGGCGGCATATCGTGCGGCCTTGCGGCTGATCTATCCCCGCCGGGCGATCCGTATTGCCATCCTGTGGACCTCTGCGCGCAGCCTGATGACATTGCCCGACCCGCTGTTGGATGAGGTGATGGAAGCTCTTGACCACGAGACCTTGCGTCCATAG
- the trxA gene encoding thioredoxin, with product MATVHVNDTDFDNEVRKADTPVIVDFWAEWCGPCKQIGPALEELSDEYAGKLKVVKVNVDENPEQAAALGVRGIPALFMFKDGEVISNRMGAAPKAALKSWIDESV from the coding sequence ATGGCTACCGTGCATGTGAATGACACCGACTTCGACAACGAAGTCCGCAAGGCCGACACCCCGGTCATCGTCGATTTCTGGGCTGAATGGTGCGGGCCATGCAAGCAGATCGGCCCCGCATTGGAAGAACTGTCGGACGAATATGCCGGCAAGCTGAAAGTGGTCAAGGTGAACGTGGACGAGAACCCGGAGCAGGCTGCGGCTCTTGGCGTGCGCGGCATCCCGGCGCTGTTCATGTTCAAGGATGGCGAAGTCATCTCGAACCGCATGGGCGCAGCCCCGAAGGCCGCGCTGAAAAGCTGGATCGACGAAAGCGTCTGA
- the tsaE gene encoding tRNA (adenosine(37)-N6)-threonylcarbamoyltransferase complex ATPase subunit type 1 TsaE encodes MTTHSLIADENLTAALARMLAATARPGQTILLDGPVGAGKTHFARAFIRARQGEAAEDVPSPTFTLVQTYDDPMGTEIWHADLYRLTDPSELDELGLDEAQGKAICLIEWPDRMEVLPEGAMTVAFANHADPALREITLIGGTDTQRAIQRTLFTASAGWGEARAEPLAGDASARRYFRLIGTEGNAVLMDDPSGDVPRFVAMTRWLRGHGFGAPEILAEDQQAGLLLVEDLSDDLVARVLEDRPDMAPEIYDRITDFLIDLHRHPIPDFAVPLDGPVLAVQVGLFAEWYPQAVGGSAEMAAGIAPEIARLHAELAADTPPVLSLRDFHAENLIWRNHAPLGLIDYQDAVACHPAYDLVSALQDARRDVAGEIETACKSRYLEATGSDEDRFHAAYALLGTQRNLRIIGIFTRLCIRDGKPRYLEFMPRVWGYIRRNLSHPALASLAAIVNDLPAPDDDIIERIRLQCAQP; translated from the coding sequence ATGACAACACATAGCCTGATCGCCGATGAAAACCTGACCGCCGCCCTTGCCCGCATGCTGGCAGCCACGGCCCGGCCCGGCCAGACGATCCTGCTGGACGGTCCCGTCGGGGCGGGCAAGACGCATTTCGCCCGGGCCTTCATCCGTGCCCGCCAGGGCGAGGCTGCCGAGGATGTGCCCAGCCCGACCTTCACGCTGGTACAGACCTATGACGACCCGATGGGAACCGAGATCTGGCATGCCGATCTCTACCGCCTCACTGATCCGTCGGAGCTGGACGAGCTAGGGCTGGATGAAGCGCAGGGCAAGGCCATCTGCCTGATCGAATGGCCTGACCGGATGGAGGTGCTGCCCGAGGGGGCCATGACCGTCGCGTTCGCCAATCATGCCGATCCGGCCTTGCGCGAGATCACCCTGATCGGCGGCACCGATACGCAGCGGGCGATCCAGCGCACCCTGTTCACCGCCAGTGCGGGATGGGGAGAGGCACGGGCCGAGCCATTGGCCGGGGATGCTTCGGCACGGCGCTATTTTCGGTTGATCGGAACCGAAGGGAATGCGGTTCTGATGGACGACCCCTCGGGCGATGTGCCGCGTTTCGTCGCCATGACCCGCTGGTTACGCGGTCACGGTTTCGGCGCACCCGAAATCCTCGCAGAAGATCAACAAGCAGGACTATTGCTGGTCGAGGATTTGAGCGACGATTTGGTGGCACGAGTGCTGGAGGACCGCCCGGACATGGCCCCCGAGATCTATGACCGGATCACCGATTTCCTGATAGACCTGCATCGCCACCCGATTCCCGATTTCGCCGTCCCCCTGGACGGACCGGTCCTTGCCGTTCAGGTCGGGTTGTTCGCCGAATGGTATCCGCAGGCGGTCGGCGGTTCCGCCGAGATGGCTGCTGGAATCGCCCCCGAGATTGCCCGGCTGCATGCCGAGCTTGCCGCCGATACTCCACCGGTTCTCAGCCTGCGCGATTTCCACGCCGAAAACCTGATCTGGCGCAACCATGCTCCGCTTGGCCTGATCGACTATCAGGATGCGGTGGCCTGTCATCCCGCCTATGATCTGGTCTCGGCCTTGCAGGACGCCCGCCGCGATGTCGCGGGCGAGATCGAAACCGCCTGCAAATCCCGATATCTGGAGGCGACCGGGTCAGATGAGGATCGTTTCCACGCCGCCTATGCGCTGCTCGGGACACAGCGGAACCTGCGCATCATCGGAATTTTCACCCGCCTCTGTATCCGCGACGGCAAGCCTCGCTATCTGGAATTCATGCCTCGGGTCTGGGGATATATCCGCCGCAATCTCTCCCACCCCGCGCTTGCGTCGCTGGCCGCGATCGTCAACGATCTGCCCGCCCCCGATGACGACATTATCGAAAGGATTCGCCTTCAATGCGCCCAGCCCTGA